Proteins encoded within one genomic window of Candidatus Berkiella cookevillensis:
- a CDS encoding septum formation initiator family protein, whose protein sequence is MKGLTIALIVLFALLQIRLFFGDGSIPNLVALNEQVEIKQKEVDKLKERNLTLEAEVQDLKHQLGALEERARTDLGMIQKGETFYQNVN, encoded by the coding sequence GTGAAAGGACTAACAATAGCTTTAATTGTATTATTTGCATTATTGCAAATTCGGCTGTTCTTTGGTGATGGATCGATTCCCAATTTGGTTGCGCTTAACGAACAAGTTGAGATTAAGCAAAAAGAAGTTGATAAGCTAAAAGAGCGTAATTTAACGCTCGAAGCAGAAGTGCAAGATCTGAAACATCAGCTGGGTGCTTTAGAAGAGCGGGCGCGAACAGACTTAGGCATGATTCAGAAGGGGGAGACCTTCTATCAGAATGTTAATTGA
- a CDS encoding CTP synthase has translation MARYIFVTGGVVSSLGKGIASASLASILESRGLSVNLQKLDPYINVDPGTMSPFQHGEVYVTEDGAETDLDLGHYERFVQTTMSRKSNITTGSIYADVIAKERRGDYLGATVQVIPHITDEIKSRIFNAANGADVVMVEIGGTVGDIESLPFLEAIRQIRMELGAQNTLFIHLTLVPFLSATGEIKTKPTQHSVKELRSIGIQPDIIICRSKQPIPESDKKKIALFTNVEERAVISSIDLKSIYEIPEALHKQGLDNIVIEKLNLTSQAKPADLSDWHEVVHRLKHPKKEVNIGLIGKYIELMDAYKSLNEALIHAGIHTLTKVNIHYLDSEEIEKNGTEALAALDAILIPGGFGNRGIEGKIKAAQFARENKIPYLGICLGMQVAIIEFARHVADMPTANSTEFDLHTAYPVVGLITEWTDVSGSKEKRSTGSDLGGTMRLGGQYCRLSMGTKAYESYQKEGIIERHRHRYEVNNTLIDQLTAQGLIVSGRSQDGNLVEMIELKDHPWFVGCQFHPEFTSTPRKGHPLFMDFIKAAIEHHEHL, from the coding sequence ATGGCACGCTATATATTCGTTACTGGGGGTGTTGTTTCCTCCTTAGGCAAAGGTATTGCTTCTGCATCACTTGCTTCTATTCTTGAGTCTAGAGGATTGTCAGTTAACCTTCAAAAACTAGATCCCTATATTAATGTCGACCCTGGTACCATGAGTCCTTTCCAGCATGGTGAAGTTTATGTGACCGAGGATGGCGCAGAGACCGATCTTGATCTGGGACATTATGAACGCTTTGTTCAAACGACAATGTCACGCAAGAGCAATATTACAACTGGCAGTATTTATGCAGATGTGATTGCCAAAGAACGGCGTGGTGACTATTTGGGCGCCACTGTGCAAGTAATCCCACATATTACGGATGAAATTAAATCACGCATTTTCAATGCAGCCAATGGTGCTGATGTTGTCATGGTCGAAATTGGTGGCACCGTCGGTGATATTGAATCATTACCTTTTTTAGAAGCCATTCGACAAATTCGCATGGAGTTGGGTGCGCAGAATACTTTGTTTATTCATCTTACCTTGGTGCCGTTTCTGTCTGCCACAGGTGAAATAAAAACCAAGCCAACACAACATTCTGTAAAAGAATTACGTTCGATTGGTATACAGCCAGATATTATTATCTGTCGCTCTAAGCAGCCTATTCCAGAGAGTGACAAGAAGAAAATTGCTTTGTTCACCAATGTTGAAGAAAGAGCCGTCATTAGCTCAATTGATTTAAAATCAATTTATGAAATACCTGAAGCACTGCATAAGCAAGGTTTGGATAATATCGTCATTGAAAAATTAAATTTAACAAGTCAGGCAAAACCAGCTGATTTGAGTGATTGGCACGAAGTTGTGCATCGCTTGAAACACCCTAAAAAAGAAGTCAACATTGGGCTCATTGGAAAATATATTGAGCTTATGGATGCCTATAAATCATTAAATGAAGCCCTGATTCATGCAGGTATTCATACCTTAACCAAAGTAAACATCCACTATCTTGATTCAGAAGAGATAGAAAAAAATGGTACTGAGGCACTTGCAGCACTCGATGCTATTTTAATTCCAGGTGGATTTGGAAATAGAGGCATTGAAGGCAAAATTAAAGCAGCACAATTTGCGCGAGAAAATAAAATACCTTATCTAGGTATTTGCTTAGGTATGCAAGTTGCTATCATTGAATTTGCTCGTCATGTTGCAGATATGCCGACTGCCAATAGTACAGAATTTGATCTTCATACTGCATATCCTGTTGTTGGTCTTATTACAGAATGGACAGATGTTTCAGGTAGTAAAGAAAAAAGATCGACAGGCTCTGATCTCGGCGGCACCATGCGTTTAGGTGGGCAATATTGCCGATTAAGCATGGGAACGAAAGCCTACGAGAGCTACCAAAAAGAAGGCATTATCGAACGCCATCGTCATCGCTATGAAGTCAATAATACCCTGATTGATCAATTAACCGCTCAAGGCTTAATTGTTTCGGGGCGTTCGCAAGATGGTAATTTGGTTGAGATGATTGAGTTAAAAGATCATCCTTGGTTTGTTGGGTGTCAATTCCACCCAGAATTTACTTCTACACCACGTAAAGGGCATCCATTGTTTATGGATTTCATCAAAGCTGCAATTGAACACCATGAGCATTTATAA
- the kdsA gene encoding 3-deoxy-8-phosphooctulonate synthase — protein MNICGFNIGVDQPFFLISGPCVIESETLVLETAGVLKEITARLGIPFIFKSSFDKANRSSHGSFRGPGIEQGLKILEKVKTQIKVPVLTDVHEDTPLAEVASVVDVLQTPAFLCRQTNFIQNVAKQNLPVNIKKGQFLAPNDMKHVVEKARAVGNDKIMVCERGASFGYNNLVSDMRSLAIMRSFSDAVVFDATHSVQLPGGLGNASGGQREFVPVLAKAAIAVGIAGLFMETHPEPEKALSDGPNSWPLHKMARLLETLKELDQITKKEHYAFDVV, from the coding sequence ATGAATATTTGTGGATTTAATATTGGCGTGGATCAACCATTTTTTCTGATTTCAGGACCCTGTGTCATTGAATCAGAAACTTTGGTATTAGAAACGGCGGGTGTTTTAAAAGAAATAACAGCGCGATTAGGCATCCCCTTTATTTTTAAATCATCCTTTGATAAAGCCAATCGTTCTTCGCATGGTAGCTTTAGAGGGCCTGGTATAGAGCAGGGACTTAAAATCTTAGAAAAAGTAAAAACACAAATTAAAGTACCCGTTCTTACAGATGTGCATGAAGATACGCCCCTTGCTGAAGTGGCAAGTGTTGTGGATGTTTTGCAAACGCCCGCCTTTTTATGCAGACAGACCAATTTTATTCAAAATGTTGCGAAGCAAAATTTGCCCGTTAATATCAAAAAGGGGCAGTTTTTAGCACCCAATGACATGAAGCATGTTGTTGAAAAAGCACGCGCTGTAGGCAATGATAAAATTATGGTCTGCGAACGTGGGGCAAGCTTTGGTTACAACAACCTCGTGTCTGATATGCGATCATTAGCTATTATGCGTAGCTTTTCTGACGCCGTTGTTTTTGATGCAACACACTCTGTTCAATTGCCAGGTGGTCTTGGCAATGCTTCTGGCGGGCAAAGAGAGTTTGTGCCTGTGCTGGCAAAAGCAGCCATTGCTGTGGGTATCGCTGGGCTTTTTATGGAAACGCATCCTGAGCCTGAAAAAGCATTGAGTGATGGGCCTAATTCATGGCCGTTGCATAAAATGGCAAGATTGCTTGAGACCTTAAAAGAATTAGATCAAATTACAAAAAAGGAACATTACGCATTTGACGTTGTGTAA
- the eno gene encoding phosphopyruvate hydratase encodes MFNIKSLHAREILDSRGFPTVEAELCLNSGAKALASVPSGASTGTYEALELRDQDSTRYMGKGVQAAVNNVCKVIAPSVIGKSFADQAALDHFLLSQDGTANKSKLGANAILAVSLAFAKACALEKQVPLYQHLSEISSNKLSMPVPMMNILNGGAHADNNVDVQEFMIMPVGAENWNQALQMGVEIYHALKHVLREGKLMTGVGDEGGFAPNLSSNQEALDKIMSAIERAGLVAGKDVFLALDVAANELFNDNKYYLASDNKQLSATQLIDMYESWVQTYPILSIEDALQESDFSGWQEITERLGSKIQLVGDDVFVTNPTRLKQGIEKQIANAILIKLNQIGTLTETLETIALAKNAHYQTIISHRSGETEESFIADLSVGVGAMQIKTGAPARTDRIVKYNQLTRIYEQSKAVYAGKHSFTKWLHK; translated from the coding sequence ATGTTTAATATCAAATCATTACATGCCAGGGAAATATTAGATTCACGTGGATTTCCAACGGTAGAAGCGGAGCTTTGCTTAAATTCAGGTGCAAAAGCCTTGGCCTCTGTGCCTAGCGGTGCCTCTACAGGCACCTATGAGGCATTAGAATTACGAGATCAAGACTCAACAAGGTACATGGGCAAAGGTGTGCAAGCGGCTGTTAATAATGTATGCAAAGTCATTGCACCCAGTGTTATTGGAAAATCATTTGCTGATCAAGCTGCCCTGGATCATTTCTTATTGTCTCAAGATGGTACAGCTAATAAAAGTAAATTAGGCGCAAATGCAATATTGGCTGTTTCATTGGCTTTTGCTAAAGCATGCGCGCTTGAAAAGCAAGTTCCTCTGTACCAACATTTGTCTGAGATCAGTTCAAACAAACTCTCTATGCCTGTGCCCATGATGAATATTCTTAATGGGGGTGCACATGCTGACAATAATGTAGATGTGCAAGAATTTATGATAATGCCTGTTGGCGCAGAGAACTGGAACCAAGCTTTGCAAATGGGTGTTGAAATTTATCATGCACTTAAACATGTATTACGTGAAGGTAAACTGATGACAGGTGTTGGTGATGAAGGTGGTTTTGCACCTAATTTATCTTCAAACCAAGAAGCGCTTGATAAGATAATGTCTGCTATTGAAAGAGCTGGATTGGTTGCTGGCAAAGATGTTTTCTTGGCATTAGATGTTGCTGCAAATGAATTGTTTAATGATAATAAATATTATCTTGCGTCAGACAATAAACAGCTCAGTGCAACACAGCTGATTGATATGTATGAAAGCTGGGTGCAGACATATCCTATTTTATCCATTGAAGATGCATTGCAAGAAAGCGATTTCAGTGGCTGGCAAGAAATAACAGAACGTTTAGGTTCTAAAATTCAATTGGTAGGCGACGATGTTTTTGTTACCAATCCCACGCGCTTAAAACAAGGGATTGAAAAACAAATTGCAAATGCAATTTTAATTAAATTAAACCAAATAGGTACCTTAACGGAAACCTTAGAAACAATTGCACTTGCCAAAAATGCACATTATCAAACGATTATTTCGCATCGTTCTGGCGAAACAGAAGAAAGCTTTATTGCTGATCTGTCTGTGGGGGTAGGTGCGATGCAAATTAAAACAGGTGCGCCAGCAAGGACAGATAGAATTGTAAAGTATAATCAGCTAACGCGTATTTATGAGCAATCTAAAGCGGTATACGCTGGTAAGCATTCTTTTACAAAGTGGCTACATAAATAA